Proteins co-encoded in one Candidatus Marinimicrobia bacterium CG08_land_8_20_14_0_20_45_22 genomic window:
- a CDS encoding sporulation protein codes for MLEGIIDALLNRLKDIVTSETVVGKPIQVGETTVIPITKISLGFGAGAGSADSKDKGNASGTGGGAVIEPIAIITVSRDEVKIHRLKSNEVGLGKVFEALPELIAKFTKPKDGKKRKTE; via the coding sequence ATGTTGGAAGGAATCATTGACGCGCTACTGAACCGGCTGAAAGACATCGTCACTTCGGAGACAGTCGTCGGCAAACCAATTCAGGTTGGTGAGACTACTGTGATTCCCATTACCAAGATTTCGCTGGGATTTGGAGCGGGAGCCGGTTCGGCGGACAGCAAGGATAAGGGAAATGCGAGTGGAACGGGTGGCGGAGCGGTTATCGAACCCATCGCGATCATTACGGTGTCGAGGGATGAGGTAAAAATTCATCGCTTGAAAAGCAATGAAGTCGGGCTGGGGAAGGTTTTTGAAGCGCTTCCGGAACTCATTGCCAAATTCACAAAACCAAAAGATGGGAAGAAGAGAAAAACCGAATAG